A window of Candidatus Thermoplasmatota archaeon genomic DNA:
TTCGCCACGGGTGTTCCCCAGGTCTGCTCGCGCGACCGTCATGGATGACGCTTCTGGCCGGGCGTTCGTTCCGCGCCCTGGACCGGCTTCATGTCCGAGGGCGACGTTGCCCCGTCGATGTCCGATCCGCTCCTCGCGCACCTCCCGAAGGCCCGGCGCCGGTGGGCCCGCACGGACCCCGTGATGGCCGCGCTGTCCAGGAGCCGTCCGATGCCGGCCCGCGCGATCGAGACGACGACGCCCTTCGAGGCGCTCGCGACGTCCATCATCCACCAGCAGGTGTCCCTCGCCGCGGGGCGCGTCATCGTCTCGCGCGTCGCGGCCGCCGCGGGCGGGAACCTCGCGCCCGCGGGAGTCCTCGCGGCCGGCCCGGACCGCCTGCGCGCGGCGGGCCTCTCGCGCCCGAAGACCGCCTACGTGCTCGACCTCGCGGAGCGCGCGCACACGGGCGCGCTCGACCTCGACGCCCTCGCGTCGATGGACGACGCCGCGGTCGTCGATGCCCTCACCGAGGTCAAGGGCATCGGCGTCTGGACGGCGAAGATGTTCCTCATCTTCCACCTCGCGCGGCCCGACGTC
This region includes:
- a CDS encoding DNA-3-methyladenine glycosylase 2 family protein gives rise to the protein MSDPLLAHLPKARRRWARTDPVMAALSRSRPMPARAIETTTPFEALATSIIHQQVSLAAGRVIVSRVAAAAGGNLAPAGVLAAGPDRLRAAGLSRPKTAYVLDLAERAHTGALDLDALASMDDAAVVDALTEVKGIGVWTAKMFLIFHLARPDVLAPEDLGLQIAVAKAYKVPRARAAAKMTKLAPAWSPYASLAALTLWASRRD